A DNA window from Camelina sativa cultivar DH55 chromosome 17, Cs, whole genome shotgun sequence contains the following coding sequences:
- the LOC104759747 gene encoding uncharacterized protein LOC104759747, which yields MGSLPGKPEPNPKEFCNAIFKEEVNKVTSMGFKKSKMDSHDDENEMSIEEISGLLYGSAAESLVVAKVEKTEKGSRGNEIVTKEVEKKDEPSVALPLYSPPIPFPQRVLTKSKKKVLSSFKANMNRVGAPLPYVDSLSQVPSHIEFIKTILANREKVEEIMGIFDSPSEQQPRPKTLSKLEDPGRFNIPCSLGALQLDDALCDSGASVNVTSLEMVKSLGIKDMKQPSSSIMFGDASSKSPLGLIENYPLKVGDCTVPTDFMVHSALEIPKYYQ from the exons ATGGGTTCTCTACCAGGAAAACCAGAACCAAACCCAAAGGAGTTTTGCAATGCCATCttcaaggaagaagtgaacaaggTTACTAGTatgggttttaaaaaatcaaaaatggatAGCCATGATGATGAGAATGAAATGTCTATTGAAGAGATCTCTGGTCTCCTATATGGTTCTGCTGCTGAGAGTTTGGTGGTTGCTAAAGTTGAGAAAACTGAGAAAGGGTCAAGAGGTAATGAGATAGTCACCAAGGAGgttgaaaagaaagatgaaccAAGTGTTGCTCTTCCTCTTTATAGTCCTCCAATTCCATTTCCGCAAAGGGTTCTTACAAAGTCTAAAAAGAAAGTGCTCTCAAGTTTCAAAGCTAATATGAATAGAGTTGGAGCACCTTTGCCTTATGTGGATAGCTTGTCTCAAGTTCCTAGCCATATAGAGTTCATCAAAACTATTCTAGCAAACAGAGAAAAGGTGGAAGAAATCATGGGAATTTTTGATTCACCAAGTGAACAACAACCCAGACCAAAAACACTTtccaagcttgaagatccaggcaGATTTAATATACCTTGCTCACTTGGTGCTTTACAACTTGATGATGCCTTATGTGATTCAGGAGCAAGTGTCAATGTAACGTCACTTGAGATGGTAAAGAGTCTTGGGATCAAAGACATGAAGCAGCCCTCttcttccatcatgtttggagaTGCATCCTCAAAATCTCCACTTGGTTTGATTGAGAACTACCCACTCAAGGTTGGTGATTGCACAGTTCCAACAGACTTCATG gtacacagtgcactggagatacccaagtactatcagtgA